AGGAATTCAACTTCAAAGGAAATACCTCTCATCTGCTCCACCCAGATTCTGGATCTTCCATCTAACTCTCCTCCCATCTCTTGAACATCCAGAAATAGCGCATCCATCAATTCCTTTTCCCCTCTTATTGATTGGATCTTCTCTTTGAGCCCAGTGACAGGTTGATACAAAGAGGCAGCTGTTTCCATCACTTGTGCTGGTGCTGACGTAGCACCAGAACTGTCAACAATGATTTCACTCTCTTGTATGCTGCTAATTGGGCCTTCTAATAAAGGTACAATTAGCTCTTGTTGATTAATATTTGTAGCAATGCCATAAATTGTCTTCCTGTCTGAGATGTAGAGAATCTCTTTCAATAAACAGTTGATGTCCTTGGCAAACTTAATTCTGCTCAAATAACCCTTTGGATATGCAGTATCAATAAGGGACTGGCCATTTTGAGACACAACCCTCAGTTGACCAATCCATACTTTCTGTCTTTCATTGAGAACCACACTTTCAGTGTTGGCATCACTAGAAAACGCACGCATTAGATTTAGATATCTTTGTGTACACTCCATGTTCTTGTCCAAAGACCTCTGCAAATTGACACTCCATGCAATTATTTCAACAATTAAAGAACTCAAATTGAGAAGGAACGTTGCCTGGATAGGGAGAAAACTGGACAGGATGATAATCACTACATAAGTTAAACCGTAAAGCAAGAAGCGCAATAGCagttttcttttttcctttctatttctgaCCCCCTTCCATCTCTTCTTCAGACTGGACATGGGTTTAAGTTTTTCTGTTCTTCCTTGTTCTCCAGCAATTTTGAATACGTCAAAGGTTATTAGCAACAAGAGGGACATTGGCCAGACTCTAGCAGAGATGACAAAAAGAAGAACAGCATAGTAAATAATGAATGGGATTTGTACAATTAATAACCTCTCTAGTGCCAAGTCTGGTACAGGTGTTGATCTTGGTGTTGTTTGTCCCATGTCATGATCTTGTCTCACAACTCCGTAAGTCAAACTTCTGTGAACTGCATCTCCAATTCGAGTCCTGATATACTTCATCTgtttcttaaatttattttcagaAGCATAATCAGCTGAAAGATAAAGGACTTTCTTAAGCTTACTCATTTTAGAGCGTCTTTCCTTGACAACAATGAAATTCCCCACAATACTTTCTGTATAATTACAAACCTCCTTCACCTCTTCCAACCACACATTTTCTCTTTCACTTGTTGAATTCAAATTatacacaattttattttgcaGGTCGAGGAATTCGCCTTTTACTAGTTCCACCATCTCGATAACCTCATCACTAGTAAATATAGTTTGACTCAGAATGTGATCAAACTTCTCCACTGCAGGGGCCACTAATGAGGTGGtagttgatgatgatgatgacgcTTCAACGGAGACAGTGACAGTATCTGTGTTTAAGTTCATTCCAGTGTGAGAAATGTCTCTCATCCTCCTGCGAATCTGCTCTAGCTCTTTTCCAACCTTGTATTTGTCTAACCAATGCAGAATTCCCCACCTCTTTCTCTTAACTGATTTTATCACAAAAGTTTCTATCACATCCTCTGCATCACAGGCAATTTCCTTCAACTTGTCTTCCCATTCATTATAATCTTGTTCATGTTCGCCATACCCGCGTTGTTCAACCTGTTCCAACAATCCCTGCATTGACCTCAGCTCTCTTTCAATCCATTCTACGCGCCTAACTGTCCCCCCACCCAACAATGCAAACTCTTCAATGAGGATTTTGGATAGGCTGTTTGCGACGGCTGATACCACCAAATCGATTGCTATGTCAGCCATGCTCAAGGAGAAGGTAATATTGTCATGAGTGAGTGAGGACACTTGTTCACTTCTTCATATATTGTCTTTCTACCGTTTTACTAAAGCATGTacaaaatgtaatttttgtactttttgttttattacGACACATATATTTAGAATATGTCATGTACTAAAAAAcaattctatttaaaaaaaaaaattgttatgttttagatatattttcaatttaatatataatatttgtctttttttttatgagCGTATAATgctaaaaaaacaattaaaatatatataataataaaaattataattcctATTGATATAACTTGTATATTATAATAAAGGCAGCGCACTCTACACTTgtcaattatataatttatttgttactaAATTGTTGTGGATTTcatgtaaattattgttttgtaaAACATAATCCAAAAAtacatcttaaaaaaataattgaattgaaaaacAATCATGTATAATTACCATAACTTTCATAAATTCTACTTAATTCTATTTCTCCagtacaaatacaaatatttatataaattgttaatgcaaacaaatacacttattttaaaatattaagccTATAAATCCAACAAAGgataaattaaatcatattaataatttctatcgataacaaaaataagacaagatacaataaataatatcacaaacaaaatgcaaaaataaaattaaaaagccaattatatatttgaaagtttgcataaattaataaatatataaatctatAATGGGTGTCTCTGATTCAGTCCctcaaatttgtttttataattaaattcgTGCAAAGCCTGAGTGCGACTCACATtctagttattttatatttatagagatatatagattcaattttaaataagtaataaatcataatattaaaggaagatattttaagatatttttatgaatataaattgattatagaaaataatttaagatactcgataatttaatataaaaaatattaaaaatattttattatactcgaacataattgaataaataaatgcgAGTAACATTGTTTTTGTGCTTCTACTTGATTGCTATTTTGTTTCGAGCAATGCCACAACAATAGGACAAGGAAATAGTGGAAATGGaaagatattaaaaatgaaCTGTTAATGTCTGCCGAGCAATGCCTTCAAGTTTCCTTTCTCACTGTTGTTAGCTTCATTCATATATCAACATCATCACActgttaatattttttctttaatgtaATACTAATTATAGgaggaaaaaaatataacacAAATTGTCAACATGTCATTCATTAAAAAATCCAAACGATAAGAATTGATAGTACGTGAAACATAACGATGTCCATTCGATTTCTGGACCATGTTATTAGTAGGACATGTGTTTTACCAAGTAGCCGAACTGGACAATAATATACAAATATCTTCGTCTTTTTCTCCCTAACTCATGCAGATTCGAAAATATTTCCTTCACATCCTGTTTCAAgtcaaaaaaaagaaacaaacaaaatacaaaatgtggACAAGTACTTACATTAGAAAAAGAGAGTTGGAAGGAAAGCAAGAGTAATTACTGGCTTTCTTCCTAATTTAAAAAGCAAGTAGAGCTGAGGTTTAATCTCCGCCATCTTCGATCATGGCTGCCACCGCAGTAGATTTCCTGATGTATTAGAAAAATCCTTTAAGAAATTATATCTTTATGATTTCAAGAGatccaaaatatattttcatgatttgattCTCTTCCAATTTTAgaaacttaaatataaaaatataaaatatcagaGTGAAAAGCAATCAGAATTTACTTGAACCCGTGATAAGAGGTTTATGAAAATATTCATTACTACTAAGCTACTCcacaatttaatattattagtgagaaattagttatatatatcatatactatagataaatattattgtatGTATACTTATTTTCactgaagaagaaaattttgAGGTGGCCGTGGGTCGTGGCCTCCCCTTGTCATAACTAAGATCCGTCCCTGCAGAAATCCTGCCTTGGAGCGgcaaattctaaaatatatcGACATTTGTCCgttaaattaaaacttaaaaaatcatatttagagTTTCTTTACTTTGCAAACAACCGTAGGTAATAACAAAACATTTATTGTAAGATTAATTAATCTAATCTAGGATATATGAACAAAAGTTGCCTAACGTATTTCCATCTCCAATTTCCAAACAGCAACTGCtttattatcatttatcatATAGTCTCTCGTGACAACTCACAAGTTGTGGCAAACACAAAACAATGTTGGTAGCTGGTAAGATGAATGTTTGTAATTTCAGCATCAGTAGTAATCTTCCTTTCATTTCTATGCAAATTGATCACGATTGcacatgtttattttttttgttttttacagTTATTACCAGTTTATTATATTCAAGAGAAATCAAGTTAGACAAGTTTGGGAAGACTAATGTCTGGAATGTATTGGAAGTTCGGATTTTGGTTATGGTTAGTCTATGCTTGCAAGTAGTGCTAATCCTTTTTGGCAACAGAAGAAAGTATATAGCTGATAAACGGTTACAATTGATGATTTGGTTCACCTATTTGTCAGCTGATTGGATTGCTACTGTTGCCTTGGGAATTCTTTCCAAAGACAGCAAAATTCCTGAAATAGATCCAAACTTCATTATTATGGCGATTTGGGCACCATTTCTTCTTGTGCATCTTGGTGGTCCTGACACAATTACTGCCTACTCCCTTGAAGACAACGAACTTTGGCCGCGACATATGTTAGAATTAATATACCAGCTAGCAGTTGCAATTTATGTTGTTTACAGATCATGGAACGGAATCCCTCTTAATTATGTCACTGTTCCTATTGTTGTGGCTGGAATAATCAAATATGGTGAAAGGAGTTGGTCCTTGTGGTCCGGAAGCAGCAAGGGATTCAAAGAATCCATTCTGCCTCCTCCGGACCCGGGACCAAACTATGCTAAATTTATGGATGACTATACTGCTAAAAAATATGAAGGATATCATGTTACTTTAGATGAAGTGAATGAAACTACTCCCACTACCTTATTGGATCATTCTCAAAGGTCAATGGCAAATGAAGAAATTCCAAATGTCTCCTACTTGCATGATGGATACAAATTCTACATAATTCCGGAGTGCTTGTTTGCAGATCTCATAATTAGTTTTCAAGACCATAAAAGCAGCCAAATTTTCTTCCAAAGCATAGATTGGAAACATGCTTTCGAGGTGATTGCAGTTGAGCTAGGATTGATGTATGATATCCTTTATACAAAGGCAGTGCTAACATACTCCAAACGTGGCATCTTCTTAAAAGTTGTAAGCTTTCTCTGTACACTCTTTGCATTGATTGGATTttctatatttaataataaagaagtAAACCATCATCACCTGCATATCAAAGGAACCAAACCAATAAATGATGATCTGAATATTAAAGAATACATTCACATAAATTATGACAAAATTATCACCTTTGTGCTTTTTGGTGGAGCTATTCTTTTGGAGATATATGCTGTCATTGTGTTACTTTCTTCAAGTTGGGCAATGCTTTGGTTCAGCAAGCATAATAATTGGAGAGTTAATCTTCTCTACAAATCCATCTCATGGtttcaaaaatttcttaaaCTCTCACACACTGTCACCTGGTCTAATCAAATGTCACAATTCAACCTCATTAGATTTTGCTTGAAAGACGAGCCTATAAAATGTATCAAAATCCAGAAACTCCTTCGCATCTATAAGTTTTTTGAGAAGTCTTACTACCAAAAAACAGAAGAGATTCGTCCCGAATTGAAAAAACTCATTTTTGACCAGCTTAAGGAGAAGTCTGAGGAAGCAATAGATATTAAAGCATGTAAAAAGTTATGTGCTCACAAGGGTGATCGAGTTCTTGACAAATGGCATTGTAATGTTGGTGACATTAACCGTAGCATTACAGAGGTTGAATTTGATCAGAGCATTTTGCTTTGGCATGCTGCTACAGATCTTTGTTATTCTAAAGATTCAGATTTAAATGCTACTGATTCAGCTGCCCTCCAAAGTCGTGAAAAAAGCCAATTGTTGTCGGATTATATGTTATATCTTCTTGTTATGTGTCCTTTTCTGTTGCCTAATGGAATAGGACAAATAAGATTTGAAGACACATGTGCAGAGGTGGATGAACttttgaaagagagaaaatacataaaagaaAGAAGTCAAGTTTGCAAAATGATAGATAGAGTGAATACAGCTATTCCACCATCAGAGGTTAAAGGTGACAGAAGCAAGTCTGTGTTGTTTGATGCTTGTAGGCTTGCCAAATCACTAGAGTCTTTAGAAACGGAGGAGAATTGGTCCAAAGAAAAGAAATGggaaatgatatgtcatgtttGGGTGGAGATATTGTGCCATGCAGCAAGCCAATGTAGAGGACTTCATCATGCCAAGCAACTTAGCCAGGGTGGTGAATTGCTTACCCATGTTTGGCTTTTGATGGCTCATTTAGGCATAACTGAACAGTTTCAGATTTCTAAAGGTCATGTAAGGGCAAAGTTGAAGCTCTCATAAAATGTTTGGTGAGTACCCAATtgcctctttttttttttatgtttgctATCTTTCTTGACACCTAGAGTAGTTTAATTACACAAAATGCTCTTGGCAGTGGGCTCTTGGAATTTAAATGTTGTGGTTTATTTGGAACGTGTAACGGAAGGGTTACTGGGATTCAACAAACTTCGTGAACTTAATTGCTCAGCGTGCATGCTGAACTACTACTATTACTCGCATATTAATTGTTGTGGCttttcaaaaaccaaaaatgTGCAATTTATTTTAGAAGGTAAAGCATTTTAACTTTACAAACATCCAATAGATTTTTATTAGCATGGTCTCGTATATTGAACATTTGCAAACGAGTAGCTCACAATCCAGACcataaatcaatcaattcacAAAAGATATATAAACTCTAATCAGGTAAAGGAAATAAGGCAGAATAATTCATCATTTTAAGTGTCATTCAGAACCAAGTGTTACGTATGGATCAAAATACCAACCAAATTCCaatattatatcattaattacATTGGTTCAACACAAAATGGAAAGGCACACTCCTATATTATGTCATCTGTGACACTGCAAAAAAGACTTAAGTAACAAGAAGTTTAAGACAGCTTCAATTTTACCCTTACATGACCTTTAGAAATCTGAAATTGTTCCGTTATGCCTAAATGAGCCATCAAAAGCCAGACATGGGTAAGCAACTCACCACCCTGGCTAAGTTGCTTGGCATGATGAAATCCTCTACATTGGCTTGCTGCATGACACAACATCTCCACCCATATATTACTTATCATTTCCCATTTCCTTTCTTTGGACCAATTCTCCTCTGTTTCTAAAGACTCTAGAGATTTGGCAAGCCTACAAGCATCAAACAACACAGATTTGCTTCTATCACCTTTAACCTCTGATGGTGAAATTTTTGTATTCACTCTGAGTATCATCTTACATACTTTACTTCTTTCTCTTATgtattttctctcttttaaaAGTTCATCCACCTCTGCACATGTGTCCTCAAATCTTATCTGTCCTATTCCATTAGGCAATAGAAAAGGACATATAACTAGAAGATATAACATATAATCCGACAACAATTGGCTTTTTTCACGACTTTGCAGAGCGACAGGATTTAAGATTTGAGACTCATCTTCATCTGAAGAATAACAAAGATCTGTAGCAATATGCCAAAGCAGAATGCTCTGATCAAACTCCACCTCCTTAATGCTCTGGTTAATGTTTCGAATATGACAGTTCCATTTGATAAGAACTCGATCACCCTTGTGGGCACATAACTTTTTACATGCTTCAATATTTATTGCTTCCTCAGACTTATCCTTAAGTTGGTCAAAAATGAGTTCTTTCAATCCCTCAGAGACTCGTTTTGTTTTTTGGTAGTAAGACTTCTCAAAAAAATTATGGATTCGAAGGATTTTCTGAATTTCAATAGTTTTGATGGGCTCATCTTTCAAGCAGAATCTTATGAGGTTGAATTGTGACATTTTATTAGACCACCTGATAGTGTGCGAGACTTTGAAACAAATTTGACAGAATGAGATAAACTTATAGAGAAGATCTACTCTCTTATTCTTATGCTTGCTCATCCAATTCATTACCCAACTTGAAGAAAGTAAAACAATAACCGCGTATATCTCAAGAATAATTGCCCCGATGAAAAGCACAAAAGTGATAATCAGGTCATAATtcatgtgtttgtgtcctttAAAACCAAGTTCATTATATAAATGTTGTTTAAATATGAgaaatgaaaaggtgaagaatgCAGATAGTGTGCAGAAAAAGCTCACAGATTTGAGGAAGATGCCACGGTAGGAATATGTTAGTGCTGCCTTGGTATATaacatatcatatattaatCCTAACTCAACCTCAATTACTTTAAAAGCATCTTTCCACATGGCTTTCTGAAAGAATAATTGGCTGTTTGTGTGGTCTTGAAAGCTAAAGATAAGATCTGCAAATAGGCACTCAGGAATGTTGTAGAATTTGAATCCATCATGTAAAGCTTGAGCATCTGGAATATTTGGATTTGGTATATTGGTTTCCCCTTGAGAGTTATGATCCAATACCATAGGAGTAGTTTCATTCACTTCGTCCAAAGTAACATGATATCCTTCATCTTTTTTAGCAGTGTAATCATCCATGAATTTAGCATAGTTTGGTCCTGGATCTGGATGAGGCAGAATAGATTCTCTGAAGCCGTTGCTGCTACCGGACCGCAAGGACCAAGTCCTCTCACCATATTTGATTATTCCTGCCATGACAATAGGAACGGTGACATATGTAAGGGGATTTTTGTTCCACGACCGGTAAACAACATAAACTGCAACTGCAAGCTGGTATACTAATTCTAGCGTACGCCGTGGCCACAGTTGGTTGTCCTCAAGAGAGTAGGCAGTTATTGTATCAGGGCCACCAAGATGCACAAGAAGAAATGGTGCCCAAATGGCCATAATTAGAAAGTTGGGGTCTGTCTTATGATCTTTAGTGTCTTTGGAAAGAATTCCTAGTGCAACAGTAGCAATCCAATCAGCTGACAAATAAGTGAACCATATTAACAATTTTAGCCTTTTATCAACTATATACTTCCTTCTGTTTCCTAAAAAGATGAGTAGCATTTGTAAGAAGAGACTAATAGCAACCAGAATCCGAAGTTCCAAAAAATTCCACACTTTTGCGAGACTATTATGATGATCTGATTCTGTTTCTCTTGAATATACTACACTCGCCACAACTGAAAGAAAAAACATATCTATGTCAAGTAGAAAGGAAAACTAGGACCACtattgacaaaataaataaatacaaaacaaaCTTGCTCTTACCAACTATCAGAAACATTGTTTTTGTGCTTCTACTGGATTGCTATTCTGTTTCGAGCAATGCCACAATTATGATAAAGAAATAGTGCGAATTAGAAGACATTAAAGTGGCTTGTAATGCCTGCTGTGCAATGCCTTCAGGTTTCCTTTCTATTTGCTGTTATCATcacacttttaaaatattacaatatttaatgtaatatacgtaataatattttaaaggatGTTGTTGAGTGTCCTAAGTGCATTGTTTATAGATTTAAATAtggaaattatttattaaaaaagtttagcatttaaattttaatatattgaatacACAACTTTCCATCAAAATTAACtatgttaaatttattaaacaatGTACTTAAAACACTAGtacttcaaaatatattttagtctctttaaaatgtatattttattttaatttctataaaaaatgacCGGTTTTTATTTGTTACAATTCAACTGCTTTTagctatttattttataaaaacagaTTCTTTAAGTTCCGATATAGAGATCAAAATCACCTTGTTTTTAAGAAAGAGTTATCTTATTTAAATACACAAAATACAACATATAGTACAAAATACACTcctaatctaatttattttttatattgaggTGAGAGAAAATAatggttaaaaaatttaaatcatacCCAAACCGtggatgaaaattaatttatacttaaatatattatgtaaatgcaaattaaacaataattttaaatataaaaatttcgTTTGCagtcaaaaattataaattttaacttaaagTTAAAGTTACGATCAATTTTACCTTTCTAAATTTGTTTTTGCTCTTTCAAAAGTGAAACCATACGTACACTAGCTTAACATGCCAAATATATTTTACCTAGTACCCGTACTGGGCTGGCCAATAATCTTTCGGCCCCTCGTGTTTGTCCTCCGCCTCCAATACAATACTAGAAGGTAGGATCCAGTAATGCATTTTATACTACCAAAAATTAAGATCATGTAAAGATAgacaaatatagaaaattagATGAGCATCCATCTAATATACAGCCACCACAGACATCTTTGTCCTCTTCTTCCAAACTCGTGCATGTTCCAAAATATTCGCTTTTTTTCCTCTTTCAAGTCCAACGAAATAAACAAAGGCAAATGCAGATTCCAAAACGCTTTGACTTACTTCgatattagtaaaaaataacttattatataaaaataaataaataaatactaaaatgtaCTCTTAAGtcataagtaaatgaataagataaaaaaaaattgtattgaaagttgtaaattttataaataaataaaacatgtgTACAACTTGCGTTTATAAAAACCAATttccattttaaatattactttGTCTCAAATTAAGCGTAACGTTTAGAAGATTATATTGCTGCATTATTTTCCATTTTAGAATACCAATAAAGTACTTATTAGTAACTTTTTCCAATGTTACATATTAAAATAGTTGCaaatattaaaacatataaaattggTTTAGTAGTTAAAGTGGAAAAATTAGAGAGTGAAATGATAAATAGTTCAAGAATTTGATCTTCACCCTTAacaaaatactaacaatatCATTATTAACATCGACTCTTGAAACAAAATaacaagttaaaaaatatatttcataacACATTGACAAGGAACACCTACAAAATACTAACAACATCATTATTAACATGACACttgaaagaaaataacaagttaaaaaatatatctcatAACAGCGAACACAGGGAGAGGACAACATCATATTCCTATTTAAAGTATTGCTAAAAAGAACAATTGTTCAAACATACAAAATCTATGTTTAGTTATGTGGTGTGGtgattaaaaatgattttgaataaattaattttagaaaaaagtattttgaatgcaaagtaatttatgttttaatatatttagataaaaattagttgaata
The genomic region above belongs to Cicer arietinum cultivar CDC Frontier isolate Library 1 chromosome 4, Cicar.CDCFrontier_v2.0, whole genome shotgun sequence and contains:
- the LOC101495324 gene encoding uncharacterized protein, producing MLVAVITSLLYSREIKLDKFGKTNVWNVLEVRILVMVSLCLQVVLILFGNRRKYIADKRLQLMIWFTYLSADWIATVALGILSKDSKIPEIDPNFIIMAIWAPFLLVHLGGPDTITAYSLEDNELWPRHMLELIYQLAVAIYVVYRSWNGIPLNYVTVPIVVAGIIKYGERSWSLWSGSSKGFKESILPPPDPGPNYAKFMDDYTAKKYEGYHVTLDEVNETTPTTLLDHSQRSMANEEIPNVSYLHDGYKFYIIPECLFADLIISFQDHKSSQIFFQSIDWKHAFEVIAVELGLMYDILYTKAVLTYSKRGIFLKVVSFLCTLFALIGFSIFNNKEVNHHHLHIKGTKPINDDLNIKEYIHINYDKIITFVLFGGAILLEIYAVIVLLSSSWAMLWFSKHNNWRVNLLYKSISWFQKFLKLSHTVTWSNQMSQFNLIRFCLKDEPIKCIKIQKLLRIYKFFEKSYYQKTEEIRPELKKLIFDQLKEKSEEAIDIKACKKLCAHKGDRVLDKWHCNVGDINRSITEVEFDQSILLWHAATDLCYSKDSDLNATDSAALQSREKSQLLSDYMLYLLVMCPFLLPNGIGQIRFEDTCAEVDELLKERKYIKERSQVCKMIDRVNTAIPPSEVKGDRSKSVLFDACRLAKSLESLETEENWSKEKKWEMICHVWVEILCHAASQCRGLHHAKQLSQGGELLTHVWLLMAHLGITEQFQISKGHVRAKLKLS
- the LOC101496417 gene encoding uncharacterized protein; the protein is MFLIVVVASVVYSRETESDHHNSLAKVWNFLELRILVAISLFLQMLLIFLGNRRKYIVDKRLKLLIWFTYLSADWIATVALGILSKDTKDHKTDPNFLIMAIWAPFLLVHLGGPDTITAYSLEDNQLWPRRTLELVYQLAVAVYVVYRSWNKNPLTYVTVPIVMAGIIKYGERTWSLRSGSSNGFRESILPHPDPGPNYAKFMDDYTAKKDEGYHVTLDEVNETTPMVLDHNSQGETNIPNPNIPDAQALHDGFKFYNIPECLFADLIFSFQDHTNSQLFFQKAMWKDAFKVIEVELGLIYDMLYTKAALTYSYRGIFLKSVSFFCTLSAFFTFSFLIFKQHLYNELGFKGHKHMNYDLIITFVLFIGAIILEIYAVIVLLSSSWVMNWMSKHKNKRVDLLYKFISFCQICFKVSHTIRWSNKMSQFNLIRFCLKDEPIKTIEIQKILRIHNFFEKSYYQKTKRVSEGLKELIFDQLKDKSEEAINIEACKKLCAHKGDRVLIKWNCHIRNINQSIKEVEFDQSILLWHIATDLCYSSDEDESQILNPVALQSREKSQLLSDYMLYLLVICPFLLPNGIGQIRFEDTCAEVDELLKERKYIRERSKVCKMILRVNTKISPSEVKGDRSKSVLFDACRLAKSLESLETEENWSKERKWEMISNIWVEMLCHAASQCRGFHHAKQLSQGGELLTHVWLLMAHLGITEQFQISKGHVRVKLKLS